A single Colias croceus chromosome 10, ilColCroc2.1 DNA region contains:
- the LOC123694812 gene encoding uncharacterized protein LOC123694812 isoform X1 has protein sequence MSDRIETLSKEYDENIIVNAEHSRSVGLFTIPEYPELELERGMWSTVLEVLLTTLRYLAPATLLTIFWGHQRFFFKALKYVDSAFRTLIFSSEEQKQQVIQWLSEVGPVRVDDLETVWRHGWIVCGVLDAALPGACAGHPPTRLSLKHAQAIADHYLGVDPMFTRQELEANEVLSKHEAWKLIKYLDRIRTAIAKLTPPTATSKPITENTTSSSTQFTLDYIARGSGLTAAQINNKMFFKIYPTAQQSLDPGEITVVIKGPKNIYGMSTLSPILGKAQMIRQTLLGLQSKPTNYTDNVLPVTQGATYLRNYGKNDMNKTYYIPKTQYDISIEVERNPDHVKIGYTVPTEGKYEISITSRGENIVGSPFFVTASKNIMHILEKDSFCLEDGEEIDIVDIKSDRKVVLRIVDFVTEKMLLKENGTLERITEDEAKNLMELDSLETNSIHDDKLEKIKNINDLNPSSMQKSQKFYTIASRILKMNRVCKALYNLDKEKSNNVSTDSSSAKQNDVPDVVNSTFLEKQTTRERIIIPENISVSLFMDKSTKIENITSTELTNQETKQSYLQNLENYKMLQDPFDDDNMSTDTIQSTNNPFLNDIYDTTYTEKEFGSFITSEYETNKSQNEESHIYSNPFIDFKKTSTECEEAVPLSTEPVKDLHDNLSIMSDEAAERIEIIENEYTNPFIVLNETEENLEKTPVTDFIIGAPVSLPPVIGSPIKESTPSLNCNTDNKNLLDTFNIRKENENISFISSQESLEQRDEIPSISPFHSLGSDTYNFLSQSNLQRSRDISPKDLWDSAYVSIDDNASTPDNNNNSSDRSVSETLIKNNFASIKELYNTPAIDNRTLWDGSEESDHNNIPEDTRNFRWEYKRQVFTPIIEETEKSLTSGMKENVTENETDTVSKAFAELNEIYNDIFPNPEESIISENEGSTLQNFEVEYIIENDNIRVDSASEDLSDVKRHAGEIEGSISEIQTNETESVSASRDLHAEAESNNKSSQNKEETQFGDSSYSNIVLEKKRYWDEKIRLIEAKNLEESKLQQRRKRISAKHFRHNDSLSKRKGKQIVKNFLNSGAQKQSKVKDNAEETVRINTVQVQFSENLRSDIKLVEKWKNYWDNKLEEEIKEVTAHSQSSYVKAINSTESVNTIDHEATDKTISNDIDLNASRTKNDVSPAKNELPEEVFKAFETCPKRFFGTSRKHILNKIDSFLGKPVIESIPKTENISLSHETGLVSSRISLFHNISQSEELPWSRPHHKQNKSSMYNKHNYNSTECDKSTHDDSSNITSENDKKKANEGTQIKQIDSSGDIPNDIILETDKKVESLNDPEANDVDNVTQYNSPQSENNNDIVLVNTQASTAENDYIPSPIKEKHIAEDLRTDNVQRKVKCRKLKSFSKSEMDIFSKISTSELTDDFDKHKSVEELPKINVKNFISLYEDVSKSTQSELTKYNQKTVANRKIMYNSSSSPGTPSKSHYMHSASKHFIRSKPTEEEKNESKSQVINPEDHTRCSSVLSTQESIPENDKKYLSLSDIELEIIDKQEEKEEPHKVETQKPEETLPVDYKSRFKIAKQYFQSLEELRDVKKNTKVSECKIKVNSLSTESLDENGRKESKEDAQSLKMESKSNSMPSSEISKIFNEMPQEGETNQDDAESKKLVKISEKFNVEDLFEDVMEGRLSRQGSLRGIPHKKAVLETFKSMENVSDNKLNSYEMAVSPVNDFSQQTSTKNAQTYLSEYPYLPTTDPSKFQSRFDASASGLISYNELLKSRPRRNSVPDIRLNPSFTENL, from the exons ATGTCCGATCGAATCGAAACTTTATCAAAGGAATACGACGAAAATATTATAGTGAATGCAGAGCATTCTAGGAGTGTTG GACTATTCACGATCCCGGAGTATCCCGAACTGGAGCTGGAGCGCGGCATGTGGTCGACGGTCCTGGAGGTGCTGCTGACGACCCTGCGGTACCTCGCGCCGGCCACCCTCCTCACAATATTCTGGGGGCACCAGCGTTTCTTCTTCAAAGCCTTGAAGTACGTCGATTCGGCTTTTCGAACAC TTATTTTTTCAAGCGAAGAACAAAAGCAACAGGTGATACAATGGCTCTCCGAAGTGGGTCCCGTGAGGGTGGACGATTTGGAGACGGTGTGGCGCCACGGGTGGATAGTTTGCGGCGTGTTGGACGCGGCCCTCCCCGGCGCATGCGCGGGACATCCTCCCACGAGGCTGTCCCTGAAGCATGCACAGGCTATAGCTGACCATTACCTGGGAGTTGATCCG ATGTTCACTCGGCAAGAACTCGAAGCGAATGAAGTCTTAAGCAAACATGAAGcttggaaattaataaagtacTTGGACAGAATTCGCACCGCTATAGCGAAACTTACGCCACCAACTGCCACATCAAAGCCAATAACGGAAAATACTACATCTAGTTCTACACAATTTACTCTCGACTACATTGCAAGGGGTTCTGGACTTACAGCAgcccaaataaataataagatgttttttaaaatatatccaaCAGCCCAGCAGTCACTTGATCCGGGAGAAATAACTGTTGTCATCAAGGgtccaaaaaatatttatggtaTGTCTACACTATCTCCAATATTGGGAAAAGCTCAGATGATACGACAAACTTTACTTGGTCTTCAATCGAAACCGACAAACTATACAGATAATGTTCTCCCAGTAACTCAAGGTGCAACGTACTTAAGAAATTATGGTAAAAACGACATGAACAAAACGTACTACATACCAAAAACGCAATACGATATAAGTATTGAAGTCGAGAGAAATCCTGATCACGTGAAAATTGGATACACTGTACCTACGGAaggaaaatatgaaatatctaTAACAAGTCGAGGGGAAAATATAGTAGGGTCACCTTTCTTTGTAACAGCCTCCAAAAACATTATGCATATTTTAGAGAAAGATAGTTTTTGTTTAGAAGATGGTGAAGAGATTGACATTGTGGATATAAAAAGTGATAGAAAAGTTGTACTTCGAATAGTAGATTTTGTAACTGAAAAAATGCTATTAAAGGAAAATGGAACTCTAGAAAGGATAACAGAGGACGAAGCAAAAAATTTGATGGAATTAGATTCTTTAGAGACCAATTCAATCCACGAcgacaaattagaaaaaataaaaaatataaacgatTTGAACCCTTCGTCAATGCAAAAAtctcaaaaattttacacaatTGCATCAAGAATTCTAAAAATGAATAGAGTTTGCAAAGCTTTATATAACTTGGACAAAGAAAAGTCTAACAATGTGTCTACAGATTCTTCTTCAGCCAAGCAAAATGACGTACCTGATGTAGTTAACTCAACATTCCTTGAAAAACAAACTACTCGAGAGAGAATAATTATACCTGAAAATATTTctgtttcattatttatggATAAATCAACCAAGATAGAGAACATCACAAGTACGGAACTTACGAATCAAGAAACAAAACAATCGTATTTACAGAATTTAGAAAACTATAAAATGTTACAGGATCCATTCGACGATGATAACATGTCTACAGATACAATTCAATCTACAAACAAtccatttttaaatgatatatATGACACAACATATACTGAAAAAGAATTTGGTTCATTTATAACCAGCGaatatgaaacaaataaatcacaaaacGAAGAGTCTCACATTTATAGCAATCCATTTATTGACTTTAAGAAAACAAGTACAGAGTGTGAAGAGGCAGTGCCTTTAAGCACAGAACCTGTTAAAGATTTGCATGACAATTTATCAATTATGTCAGATGAAGCAGCTGAGCGTATTGAAATTATTGAGAATGAGTACACAAATCCATTTATTGTTCTAAATGAAACCGAagaaaatttagaaaaaactCCTGTGACCGACTTCATTATAGGAGCACCCGTTTCATTGCCACCTGTCATAGGTTCGCCTATAAAAGAAAGTACACCGTCTTTGAATTGCAACACTGATAACAAAAATTTGCTTGATACTTTCAATATTagaaaagaaaatgaaaacatttcttttATATCTTCACAAGAGAGCTTAGAACAGCGTGATGAAATCCCATCTATATCACCTTTCCACAGTCTAGGGTCAGACACATACAATTTCTTAAGTCAAAGTAACTTGCAACGGAGTAGAGATATTTCACCCAAAGATTTATGGGATTCTGCATACGTTAGCATCGATGATAATGCAAGTACACCagacaataataacaatagcAGTGATCGTTCTGTATCTGAAactcttataaaaaataattttgcatcAATTAAGGAACTTTACAATACACCAGCTATAGATAACCGGACATTGTGGGACGGCTCCGAGGAATCAGACCATAATAATATTCCTGAAGATACACGCAACTTTAGGTGGGAGTACAAACGCCAAGTCTTTACGCCCATTATTGAAGAAACTGAAAAAAGTCTCACCTCTGGCATGAAGGAAAATGTAACTGAGAATGAAACTGATACAGTGTCGAAAGCATTTGCTGAACTCAATGAAATCTATAACGACATTTTCCCGAATCCCGAAGAGTCCATAATTTCTGAAAATGAAGGAAGTACACTACAAAACTTCGAAGTAGAGTAcattattgaaaatgataaCATCCGCGTCGATTCTGCGTCTGAAGATTTATCAGATGTGAAGAGACATGCGGGGGAAATAGAAGGATCGATTTCTGAGATTCAGACAAATGAAACTGAATCAGTTTCAGCAAGTCGAGACCTTCATGCCGAGGCTGAATCCAACAATAAATCAAGCcaaaataaagaagaaacaCAATTTGGCGATTCGTCATATTCTAATATTGTATTAGAAAAGAAAAGATATTGGGATGAAAAAATACGACTAATAGAGGCTAAAAACTTAGAAGAATCAAAGCTACAACAAAGAAGAAAACGTATATCTGCTAAACACTTTAGACATAACGATTCTTTGAGTAAGCGAAAAGGAAAGCAAATTGTTAAAAACTTTTTGAATTCGGGTGCGCAAAAACAGTCGAAAGTAAAAGATAACGCTGAAGAAACAGTTCGTATTAATACAGTTCAAGTACAGTTCTCTGAAAATTTACGCAGTGATATTAAATTGGTAGAAAAGTGGAAAAATTATTGGGATAACAAACTCGAAGAAGAAATCAAAGAAGTAACAGCTCATTCACAAAGTTCCTATGTAAAAGCAATAAATAGTACTGAATCAGTAAACACCATAGACCATGAAGCAACTGATAAAACTATTAGCAATGATATCGATCTAAATGCATCCAGAACTAAAAATGATGTTTCACCTGCAAAAAATGAACTACCTGAAGAAGTATTTAAAGCATTCGAAACATGTCCTAAAAGATTTTTTGGTACTTCAAGAAAGCATATCTTGAATAAAATTGACAGTTTCTTAGGAAAACCTGTTATTGAAAGCATTCCCAAGACAGAAAACATTAGCCTTAGTCATGAAACTGGTCTAGTTTCTAGTCGAATTTCTTTATTCCACAATATTTCTCAAAGCGAAGAATTGCCATGGTCGCGTCCACACCATAAACAAAACAAGAGCTCAATGTATAATAAACACAATTATAATAGTACAGAGTGTGATAAAAGCACGCATGACGATTCTTCGAATATTACTTCtgaaaatgacaaaaaaaaggCGAATGAAGGTACACAAATAAAACAGATAGACAGTAGTGGTGATATACCCAacgatattattttagaaacaGATAAAAAAGTTGAATCGTTAAACGATCCAGAAGCTAATGATGTTGATAACGTGACGCAATATAATTCACCACaaagtgaaaataataatgatattgtCCTTGTGAATACTCAAGCAAGTACAGCAGAGAACGATTATATACCTTCAccaattaaagaaaaacatattGCTGAAGATCTGAGAACCGATAATGTTCAAAGAAAAGTAAAGTGTCGCAAATTGAAGTCTTTTAGCAAATCAGAAATGGACATTTTCAGTAAAATCTCAACCAGCGAATTAACTGATGACTTTGACAAACATAAGTCTGTTGAGGaattaccaaaaataaatgttaaaaatttcatCAGCCTATATGAAGATGTTTCGAAGTCTACACAATCCGAGCTAACTAAATATAACCAGAAAACAGTAGCGAACCGCAAAATTATGTACAACTCGAGTTCAAGTCCAG GAACTCCAAGCAAGTCTCACTATATGCACTCAGCATCAAAACACTTTATACGTTCCAAACCTacagaagaagaaaaaaatgagTCCAAATCACAAGTTATAAACCCTGAAGATCATACACGATGTAGTTCAGTTCTGAGCACACAAGAATCAATCCctgaaaatgataaaaaatatttaagtctTTCAGATATTGAACTAGAAATAATAGACAAGCAAGAGGAGAAAGAAGAACCACATAAAGTTGAAACACAAAAACCGGAAGAAACTTTACCAGTAGATTACAAGAGTCGTTTCAAAATTGCCAAGCAGTATTTCCAGTCGTTAGAAGAATTGAGAGATGTTAAAAAGAATACAAAAGTTAgtgaatgtaaaattaaagttaacaGTCTATCAACTGAATCTCTTGATGAAAATGGAAGGAAGGAATCAAAGGAAGATGCTCAAAGTCTAAAAATGGAATCTAAATCTAATTCTATGCCTTCATCTGAAAtttccaaaatatttaatgagaTGCCTCAAGAAGGAGAAACAAATCAAGATGATGCAGAGTCCAaaaaattagttaaaatatcagaaaaatttaatgtagAAGACTTATTTGAGGACGTTATGGAAGGAAGGCTGAGTCGCCAGGGGAGCTTACGCGGTATTCCACATAAAAAAGCAGTTTTGGAAACGTTCAAGTCAATGGAAAACGTTTCAGATAACAAACTAAATTCATACGAGATGGCAGTTTCACCGGTTAACGACTTTTCACAGCAGACATCAACAAAAAATGCACAGACATACCTAAGTGAATATCCATACTTGCCCACAACAGATCCGTCCAAATTTCAATCAAGATTCGACGCAAGTGCATCGGgtttaatttcatataatgAACTGTTGAAATCTAGACCTAGAAGAAATAGTGTGCCAGATATCAGACTAAATCCCTCATTTACGGAGAACCTATGA
- the LOC123694812 gene encoding uncharacterized protein LOC123694812 isoform X2 has product MWSTVLEVLLTTLRYLAPATLLTIFWGHQRFFFKALKYVDSAFRTLIFSSEEQKQQVIQWLSEVGPVRVDDLETVWRHGWIVCGVLDAALPGACAGHPPTRLSLKHAQAIADHYLGVDPMFTRQELEANEVLSKHEAWKLIKYLDRIRTAIAKLTPPTATSKPITENTTSSSTQFTLDYIARGSGLTAAQINNKMFFKIYPTAQQSLDPGEITVVIKGPKNIYGMSTLSPILGKAQMIRQTLLGLQSKPTNYTDNVLPVTQGATYLRNYGKNDMNKTYYIPKTQYDISIEVERNPDHVKIGYTVPTEGKYEISITSRGENIVGSPFFVTASKNIMHILEKDSFCLEDGEEIDIVDIKSDRKVVLRIVDFVTEKMLLKENGTLERITEDEAKNLMELDSLETNSIHDDKLEKIKNINDLNPSSMQKSQKFYTIASRILKMNRVCKALYNLDKEKSNNVSTDSSSAKQNDVPDVVNSTFLEKQTTRERIIIPENISVSLFMDKSTKIENITSTELTNQETKQSYLQNLENYKMLQDPFDDDNMSTDTIQSTNNPFLNDIYDTTYTEKEFGSFITSEYETNKSQNEESHIYSNPFIDFKKTSTECEEAVPLSTEPVKDLHDNLSIMSDEAAERIEIIENEYTNPFIVLNETEENLEKTPVTDFIIGAPVSLPPVIGSPIKESTPSLNCNTDNKNLLDTFNIRKENENISFISSQESLEQRDEIPSISPFHSLGSDTYNFLSQSNLQRSRDISPKDLWDSAYVSIDDNASTPDNNNNSSDRSVSETLIKNNFASIKELYNTPAIDNRTLWDGSEESDHNNIPEDTRNFRWEYKRQVFTPIIEETEKSLTSGMKENVTENETDTVSKAFAELNEIYNDIFPNPEESIISENEGSTLQNFEVEYIIENDNIRVDSASEDLSDVKRHAGEIEGSISEIQTNETESVSASRDLHAEAESNNKSSQNKEETQFGDSSYSNIVLEKKRYWDEKIRLIEAKNLEESKLQQRRKRISAKHFRHNDSLSKRKGKQIVKNFLNSGAQKQSKVKDNAEETVRINTVQVQFSENLRSDIKLVEKWKNYWDNKLEEEIKEVTAHSQSSYVKAINSTESVNTIDHEATDKTISNDIDLNASRTKNDVSPAKNELPEEVFKAFETCPKRFFGTSRKHILNKIDSFLGKPVIESIPKTENISLSHETGLVSSRISLFHNISQSEELPWSRPHHKQNKSSMYNKHNYNSTECDKSTHDDSSNITSENDKKKANEGTQIKQIDSSGDIPNDIILETDKKVESLNDPEANDVDNVTQYNSPQSENNNDIVLVNTQASTAENDYIPSPIKEKHIAEDLRTDNVQRKVKCRKLKSFSKSEMDIFSKISTSELTDDFDKHKSVEELPKINVKNFISLYEDVSKSTQSELTKYNQKTVANRKIMYNSSSSPGTPSKSHYMHSASKHFIRSKPTEEEKNESKSQVINPEDHTRCSSVLSTQESIPENDKKYLSLSDIELEIIDKQEEKEEPHKVETQKPEETLPVDYKSRFKIAKQYFQSLEELRDVKKNTKVSECKIKVNSLSTESLDENGRKESKEDAQSLKMESKSNSMPSSEISKIFNEMPQEGETNQDDAESKKLVKISEKFNVEDLFEDVMEGRLSRQGSLRGIPHKKAVLETFKSMENVSDNKLNSYEMAVSPVNDFSQQTSTKNAQTYLSEYPYLPTTDPSKFQSRFDASASGLISYNELLKSRPRRNSVPDIRLNPSFTENL; this is encoded by the exons ATGTGGTCGACGGTCCTGGAGGTGCTGCTGACGACCCTGCGGTACCTCGCGCCGGCCACCCTCCTCACAATATTCTGGGGGCACCAGCGTTTCTTCTTCAAAGCCTTGAAGTACGTCGATTCGGCTTTTCGAACAC TTATTTTTTCAAGCGAAGAACAAAAGCAACAGGTGATACAATGGCTCTCCGAAGTGGGTCCCGTGAGGGTGGACGATTTGGAGACGGTGTGGCGCCACGGGTGGATAGTTTGCGGCGTGTTGGACGCGGCCCTCCCCGGCGCATGCGCGGGACATCCTCCCACGAGGCTGTCCCTGAAGCATGCACAGGCTATAGCTGACCATTACCTGGGAGTTGATCCG ATGTTCACTCGGCAAGAACTCGAAGCGAATGAAGTCTTAAGCAAACATGAAGcttggaaattaataaagtacTTGGACAGAATTCGCACCGCTATAGCGAAACTTACGCCACCAACTGCCACATCAAAGCCAATAACGGAAAATACTACATCTAGTTCTACACAATTTACTCTCGACTACATTGCAAGGGGTTCTGGACTTACAGCAgcccaaataaataataagatgttttttaaaatatatccaaCAGCCCAGCAGTCACTTGATCCGGGAGAAATAACTGTTGTCATCAAGGgtccaaaaaatatttatggtaTGTCTACACTATCTCCAATATTGGGAAAAGCTCAGATGATACGACAAACTTTACTTGGTCTTCAATCGAAACCGACAAACTATACAGATAATGTTCTCCCAGTAACTCAAGGTGCAACGTACTTAAGAAATTATGGTAAAAACGACATGAACAAAACGTACTACATACCAAAAACGCAATACGATATAAGTATTGAAGTCGAGAGAAATCCTGATCACGTGAAAATTGGATACACTGTACCTACGGAaggaaaatatgaaatatctaTAACAAGTCGAGGGGAAAATATAGTAGGGTCACCTTTCTTTGTAACAGCCTCCAAAAACATTATGCATATTTTAGAGAAAGATAGTTTTTGTTTAGAAGATGGTGAAGAGATTGACATTGTGGATATAAAAAGTGATAGAAAAGTTGTACTTCGAATAGTAGATTTTGTAACTGAAAAAATGCTATTAAAGGAAAATGGAACTCTAGAAAGGATAACAGAGGACGAAGCAAAAAATTTGATGGAATTAGATTCTTTAGAGACCAATTCAATCCACGAcgacaaattagaaaaaataaaaaatataaacgatTTGAACCCTTCGTCAATGCAAAAAtctcaaaaattttacacaatTGCATCAAGAATTCTAAAAATGAATAGAGTTTGCAAAGCTTTATATAACTTGGACAAAGAAAAGTCTAACAATGTGTCTACAGATTCTTCTTCAGCCAAGCAAAATGACGTACCTGATGTAGTTAACTCAACATTCCTTGAAAAACAAACTACTCGAGAGAGAATAATTATACCTGAAAATATTTctgtttcattatttatggATAAATCAACCAAGATAGAGAACATCACAAGTACGGAACTTACGAATCAAGAAACAAAACAATCGTATTTACAGAATTTAGAAAACTATAAAATGTTACAGGATCCATTCGACGATGATAACATGTCTACAGATACAATTCAATCTACAAACAAtccatttttaaatgatatatATGACACAACATATACTGAAAAAGAATTTGGTTCATTTATAACCAGCGaatatgaaacaaataaatcacaaaacGAAGAGTCTCACATTTATAGCAATCCATTTATTGACTTTAAGAAAACAAGTACAGAGTGTGAAGAGGCAGTGCCTTTAAGCACAGAACCTGTTAAAGATTTGCATGACAATTTATCAATTATGTCAGATGAAGCAGCTGAGCGTATTGAAATTATTGAGAATGAGTACACAAATCCATTTATTGTTCTAAATGAAACCGAagaaaatttagaaaaaactCCTGTGACCGACTTCATTATAGGAGCACCCGTTTCATTGCCACCTGTCATAGGTTCGCCTATAAAAGAAAGTACACCGTCTTTGAATTGCAACACTGATAACAAAAATTTGCTTGATACTTTCAATATTagaaaagaaaatgaaaacatttcttttATATCTTCACAAGAGAGCTTAGAACAGCGTGATGAAATCCCATCTATATCACCTTTCCACAGTCTAGGGTCAGACACATACAATTTCTTAAGTCAAAGTAACTTGCAACGGAGTAGAGATATTTCACCCAAAGATTTATGGGATTCTGCATACGTTAGCATCGATGATAATGCAAGTACACCagacaataataacaatagcAGTGATCGTTCTGTATCTGAAactcttataaaaaataattttgcatcAATTAAGGAACTTTACAATACACCAGCTATAGATAACCGGACATTGTGGGACGGCTCCGAGGAATCAGACCATAATAATATTCCTGAAGATACACGCAACTTTAGGTGGGAGTACAAACGCCAAGTCTTTACGCCCATTATTGAAGAAACTGAAAAAAGTCTCACCTCTGGCATGAAGGAAAATGTAACTGAGAATGAAACTGATACAGTGTCGAAAGCATTTGCTGAACTCAATGAAATCTATAACGACATTTTCCCGAATCCCGAAGAGTCCATAATTTCTGAAAATGAAGGAAGTACACTACAAAACTTCGAAGTAGAGTAcattattgaaaatgataaCATCCGCGTCGATTCTGCGTCTGAAGATTTATCAGATGTGAAGAGACATGCGGGGGAAATAGAAGGATCGATTTCTGAGATTCAGACAAATGAAACTGAATCAGTTTCAGCAAGTCGAGACCTTCATGCCGAGGCTGAATCCAACAATAAATCAAGCcaaaataaagaagaaacaCAATTTGGCGATTCGTCATATTCTAATATTGTATTAGAAAAGAAAAGATATTGGGATGAAAAAATACGACTAATAGAGGCTAAAAACTTAGAAGAATCAAAGCTACAACAAAGAAGAAAACGTATATCTGCTAAACACTTTAGACATAACGATTCTTTGAGTAAGCGAAAAGGAAAGCAAATTGTTAAAAACTTTTTGAATTCGGGTGCGCAAAAACAGTCGAAAGTAAAAGATAACGCTGAAGAAACAGTTCGTATTAATACAGTTCAAGTACAGTTCTCTGAAAATTTACGCAGTGATATTAAATTGGTAGAAAAGTGGAAAAATTATTGGGATAACAAACTCGAAGAAGAAATCAAAGAAGTAACAGCTCATTCACAAAGTTCCTATGTAAAAGCAATAAATAGTACTGAATCAGTAAACACCATAGACCATGAAGCAACTGATAAAACTATTAGCAATGATATCGATCTAAATGCATCCAGAACTAAAAATGATGTTTCACCTGCAAAAAATGAACTACCTGAAGAAGTATTTAAAGCATTCGAAACATGTCCTAAAAGATTTTTTGGTACTTCAAGAAAGCATATCTTGAATAAAATTGACAGTTTCTTAGGAAAACCTGTTATTGAAAGCATTCCCAAGACAGAAAACATTAGCCTTAGTCATGAAACTGGTCTAGTTTCTAGTCGAATTTCTTTATTCCACAATATTTCTCAAAGCGAAGAATTGCCATGGTCGCGTCCACACCATAAACAAAACAAGAGCTCAATGTATAATAAACACAATTATAATAGTACAGAGTGTGATAAAAGCACGCATGACGATTCTTCGAATATTACTTCtgaaaatgacaaaaaaaaggCGAATGAAGGTACACAAATAAAACAGATAGACAGTAGTGGTGATATACCCAacgatattattttagaaacaGATAAAAAAGTTGAATCGTTAAACGATCCAGAAGCTAATGATGTTGATAACGTGACGCAATATAATTCACCACaaagtgaaaataataatgatattgtCCTTGTGAATACTCAAGCAAGTACAGCAGAGAACGATTATATACCTTCAccaattaaagaaaaacatattGCTGAAGATCTGAGAACCGATAATGTTCAAAGAAAAGTAAAGTGTCGCAAATTGAAGTCTTTTAGCAAATCAGAAATGGACATTTTCAGTAAAATCTCAACCAGCGAATTAACTGATGACTTTGACAAACATAAGTCTGTTGAGGaattaccaaaaataaatgttaaaaatttcatCAGCCTATATGAAGATGTTTCGAAGTCTACACAATCCGAGCTAACTAAATATAACCAGAAAACAGTAGCGAACCGCAAAATTATGTACAACTCGAGTTCAAGTCCAG GAACTCCAAGCAAGTCTCACTATATGCACTCAGCATCAAAACACTTTATACGTTCCAAACCTacagaagaagaaaaaaatgagTCCAAATCACAAGTTATAAACCCTGAAGATCATACACGATGTAGTTCAGTTCTGAGCACACAAGAATCAATCCctgaaaatgataaaaaatatttaagtctTTCAGATATTGAACTAGAAATAATAGACAAGCAAGAGGAGAAAGAAGAACCACATAAAGTTGAAACACAAAAACCGGAAGAAACTTTACCAGTAGATTACAAGAGTCGTTTCAAAATTGCCAAGCAGTATTTCCAGTCGTTAGAAGAATTGAGAGATGTTAAAAAGAATACAAAAGTTAgtgaatgtaaaattaaagttaacaGTCTATCAACTGAATCTCTTGATGAAAATGGAAGGAAGGAATCAAAGGAAGATGCTCAAAGTCTAAAAATGGAATCTAAATCTAATTCTATGCCTTCATCTGAAAtttccaaaatatttaatgagaTGCCTCAAGAAGGAGAAACAAATCAAGATGATGCAGAGTCCAaaaaattagttaaaatatcagaaaaatttaatgtagAAGACTTATTTGAGGACGTTATGGAAGGAAGGCTGAGTCGCCAGGGGAGCTTACGCGGTATTCCACATAAAAAAGCAGTTTTGGAAACGTTCAAGTCAATGGAAAACGTTTCAGATAACAAACTAAATTCATACGAGATGGCAGTTTCACCGGTTAACGACTTTTCACAGCAGACATCAACAAAAAATGCACAGACATACCTAAGTGAATATCCATACTTGCCCACAACAGATCCGTCCAAATTTCAATCAAGATTCGACGCAAGTGCATCGGgtttaatttcatataatgAACTGTTGAAATCTAGACCTAGAAGAAATAGTGTGCCAGATATCAGACTAAATCCCTCATTTACGGAGAACCTATGA